In Streptomyces pluripotens, the genomic window GCGCTGGCGTCGCAGCCGTCTGCCGGATGATCACTCTCCCATGACCAGGCCGTCCTCGGCGGCCCCGCGGCTGAGCACCACGTCCCGGATGCGATCGCGCACTCCTTCCAGTTCGGCACCGCGGGAGATCGCCCGGTTGACGTCCACGACGCGGCCTGCGTCCAGGTCGTACAGCTGTGGGATGAACTCCGCCTTGGTGACCTGCCAGCGCTCGCCGGGCCTGGCCGGCGGGGCGAAGGTGAAACGGCCGATGGTGGACTCATTGCCGCGCGGGTCCCTGGCGCCCCGGTTGTTGTACATCTCACCGGCGATCTGGTCGCCCATGCCGTAGATCACCCAGGTGCCGTTCACCTTTTCGTATGCCTGGGGGATGTGGGCGTGGGTGCCCAGGATCAGGTCGATGTCCGGGCGGCCGTTCGTGGCCGACGCGGTGAGCCGCTTGGCGAGAGTGAGCTGCATCCGGTCGGGGGCGTCCTGCCATTCGGTGCCCCAGTGCACGGAGACCACGACCACGTCGGCGCCGGCCCGGCGGGCGGCGCGAGCATCGGCGATCATCCGGTCGGTGTCGATGAGGTGGACGGCCCACGGCTGTCCGGTGGGCAGCGGGATGCCGTTGGTGTCGTAGGTGTACGACAGATGCGCCACCTTGGCCGGGCCCGCCCGCAGGATCGTGACCGAGTCGGCCTCGGCCGCGTTGCGGGCGGTTCCGGCGTGCTCGAGCCCCGCCTCGTCCATGGCGTCCAGGGTGCGCCGGATTCCCGGTGCGCCGTCGTCCAGGGCGTGGTTGGAGGCCGTGGAGCACCCGTCGTAGCCGATGGCGGCGAGGCCTCGGGCGATCTGCGGCGGGGACTTGAAGGAGGGGTACCCGGAGTAGGCTCCGTCGGCACCGTAGACGGTCTCCATGTGGCACAGCGCCAGGTCGGCGTGGGAGACCACCGGTTCGACCCCGAAGAGCATGGGCCTGAAGTCGAAGCCGCTCGCTCCGGCGTCGTAGGCCGCACGATCGATGACGGAATCGTGGGGCAGGACGTCCCCGGAAGCGACGAGGGTGAAGCCTCGGGCGGCCGGTGCGGGGGGCGCCGGGTGCCCGGACTCCTGCCGTTCTTGGTTCTGGCAGGCGGCCGCCGCCGCGAGGACGGCGGTCAAGGTCAGGGCCAGCGCCACCTGTGGTCTGCGTCCGATCATCAGCTCACCCCAGAGTTGTCGTATTTACTGACAAGATCGTGACGGGCATATGAGTACGAATCTGACCCTCTTCGTAAACGGACCAGGAGCTCTCATTAGCCCGTCCGGACCTCTGCCAGGTGAACGGCCAGAGTGGCGGGCGGAACGCACATCGGGCGGACCACCGGACCACCCTCGGGCGCACACCGCCACGGACGGCCCGCATGTGAAGACACTCACGCCGGAGCACCGTGACGCACCGGCACTCGTGTACACCTCCGGGACCCGAGTGACGGACGCCGCGAGAGCCCCCGGCGCTCCACCCGGTACCGTGAAGTCCCGCGCGTTCTACGCGCCCCGCACCCTGCGCCGAACCCCGCGCCGAACCCTTCGGGACCACACGGCCGACCTGCAGTGAAACCGGAAGCCTGGTCAAACTTCGGCAAAGCGCCTTGCTGTGGACCCCGTTCGGGCAATGGGCTGTCCTCATCCGCGCTCCAGACGGAGCCGGGTCCGGGGGTTCGGGCGACGCGCGCGTACCGGAGGAAGGGCAGGGAAGGGATGCTGCACAGAGGTCACGAGAGCACCGACGGCGGTGAACTGGTCGTCCCCATGGCCTGGTTGTACGCCGAGTACATCGCCGACGAACTGCTCCGCACCGGCGATCTGATGCCGCCGACATCCTTCGAGTTCCGGGCCGGCCGGGACGCGCTGGCGCTGACCGTCTTCCTGTCCGACACCGACGGGGAGCTCTCCGGCATCCGGGTGATCTCCCAGCTGGAGAACTGGCTGTCGCTGACCGCCTACGACCAGCCGTGGCGGGACTGGGTGCACGAGCGCATGGCTGAGCTGATTGATCAGGCCGCCAAGTCCGACCGCCCAGCGCCCGACCTGGCGCTCGCGGCGGACGCCTGGCGGTGGCTGGAGGAGACCGAACTGCTCGCACCGGACCTGGACGCGGTACCTGGTGGCGGTATGGGGCTCAGCGAGGACGACGGTCCGAAGGTGTGGACCCCGGCCTGGCAGCTCGGGCTCCCGCTCGGACATCTTGCGATCCACCTCTTCTGAGCCGGGCTCGCCACAGCCCCGGAAATTTTCTGGAAATCAGACCAATCCGCGGGCCGAGCGGCTCCGAATCTCTCGCCCGCGATTCTCTGCGTGGCTTGAGTGATTCGGCTGTCGGCTGCGTACGGGTGGGAGCACGGAGTAACCCCACCCGCACCCATCGGCACGAGGATTCGGCATGAGGTCCCTGGAAAGGCATCGCGACGTCGGCGCGTACGCGCTCGGCGTGCTGGACGAGGCTGAGGCCTTCCGCTTTGAGGACCACCTCGTGGGGTGCCCTCGGTGCGCGGCGCAGATGTCCGAATTCGGTTCCGCGACCCGCCAATTGATGCTGTACCGCCAGGCCACACCGCGCTTCGTGCATCCCCTGGCGCAGCCCGGCCCCCGGTTGCTGGACAAGCTGCTCGGCGAGATCACACGGCGGCGCCGGGCGCGGCGGCGCCGGTTCCTGTACGGGCTGGCCGCCTCCGTGGTGCTCGCCGCAGCAGGCCCGGGCATCGTCGCCTTCACGGGACACGACGGCGGCTCCGCCCCTCGGGTCACCGCGGCCACCGACCCACAGACCGGAGTGTGGGCCGAGGTGAGGGCCGAGGACGGGGACGCGGGCAGTCAACTGCTGCTGCGGGTGAAGGACGGCACCGGGCCTCACCTCTGCCGCCTCGTCGTCGTGGGCCGCGACGGTTCACAGCAGCTCGTCGGCAGCTGGACCGACTCCGGTCGAAGCGACGGCAGTTTCACGGCGCTCGGGGCGACCACGATGCACCCTGGCCAGATCGCCCGCTACGAGGTGCGTACCGGGGACGGACAGCACCTGGTCACCCTCAAGACGCCCTGAGAGTTACTTCAACAGCCGGGACAATCTGCGGTCCGCCAGCGGCCTGCCACCCGTCTGGCACGTGGGACAGTACTGGAGCGAGGAGTCGCTGAAGGAGACCTCGCGGATGGTGTCGCCGCACACGGGGCAGGGTGCGCCAGTACGGCCGTGGACGCGCAGGCCGCTCTTCTTCTCCGCCTTCAGGCGTCCGGCGGCCACACCCCGGGAGCGCTCGACCGCCTCGGTGAGCGTGGTGCGCAGGGCCTCGTAGAGGTGCCGGGTCTCCTCCGCGGTGAGGGAGGCGGCCAGCTTGAACGGGGACATCCCCGCCGCATGCAGGATCTCGTCGCTGTAGGCGTTGCCGACGCCCGCGATCAGTGACTGGTCGCGCAGGGCGCCCTTCAGCTGGCGTCTCTCATCGCCCAGGAGCGCGGCGAAACGACTCTCGTCGAAGTCGGCGGCGAGCGGGTCCGGGCCGAGGCGGGCGACACCGGGAACCTCCCGCGGGTCGTGGACGACGTACACCGCGAGGCGCTTCTGGGTACCGGCCTCGGTCAGGTCGAAGCCCTCCCCGGTCTCCAGCGCCACGCGCAACGCGAGCGGGCCCCGACCCGGTCCGGGCAGACCGTCCGGCAGCCGGTCCCTCCACTCCAGCCAGCCCGCACGGGCCAGATGGATCACCAGGTGCAGCCTCCCGTCCGCCGTGCCGACCCCTGCGGTGTCCCGCTCGCTCCCCGCCTCGACGTCCAGATACTTGCCGTGTCGGTGCACAGCCGCCACCACACCGCCCTCGAACGCGGTGACGGGCGGGTCGTACGTCTTC contains:
- a CDS encoding CapA family protein, whose amino-acid sequence is MIGRRPQVALALTLTAVLAAAAACQNQERQESGHPAPPAPAARGFTLVASGDVLPHDSVIDRAAYDAGASGFDFRPMLFGVEPVVSHADLALCHMETVYGADGAYSGYPSFKSPPQIARGLAAIGYDGCSTASNHALDDGAPGIRRTLDAMDEAGLEHAGTARNAAEADSVTILRAGPAKVAHLSYTYDTNGIPLPTGQPWAVHLIDTDRMIADARAARRAGADVVVVSVHWGTEWQDAPDRMQLTLAKRLTASATNGRPDIDLILGTHAHIPQAYEKVNGTWVIYGMGDQIAGEMYNNRGARDPRGNESTIGRFTFAPPARPGERWQVTKAEFIPQLYDLDAGRVVDVNRAISRGAELEGVRDRIRDVVLSRGAAEDGLVMGE
- a CDS encoding anti-sigma factor family protein, with the protein product MRSLERHRDVGAYALGVLDEAEAFRFEDHLVGCPRCAAQMSEFGSATRQLMLYRQATPRFVHPLAQPGPRLLDKLLGEITRRRRARRRRFLYGLAASVVLAAAGPGIVAFTGHDGGSAPRVTAATDPQTGVWAEVRAEDGDAGSQLLLRVKDGTGPHLCRLVVVGRDGSQQLVGSWTDSGRSDGSFTALGATTMHPGQIARYEVRTGDGQHLVTLKTP
- a CDS encoding Fpg/Nei family DNA glycosylase, with product MPELPEVAALTDFLTEHLVGRRVVRVIPVAVSVLKTYDPPVTAFEGGVVAAVHRHGKYLDVEAGSERDTAGVGTADGRLHLVIHLARAGWLEWRDRLPDGLPGPGRGPLALRVALETGEGFDLTEAGTQKRLAVYVVHDPREVPGVARLGPDPLAADFDESRFAALLGDERRQLKGALRDQSLIAGVGNAYSDEILHAAGMSPFKLAASLTAEETRHLYEALRTTLTEAVERSRGVAAGRLKAEKKSGLRVHGRTGAPCPVCGDTIREVSFSDSSLQYCPTCQTGGRPLADRRLSRLLK